Part of the Centroberyx gerrardi isolate f3 chromosome 11, fCenGer3.hap1.cur.20231027, whole genome shotgun sequence genome is shown below.
taattttacttttacttgagtaaaatttcagcaaggtaacagtacttctacttgagtaggatgttttagtgctctttccacccctggttGTAATTCATGAAATAGATCATTTACATGAGAGAGACACTCGCAACAAAATGAAGCTGCAGTTTTTCCCAAGCATGAACTACATCTCTCACAGGCTAaataagtgacaaaaaaaagatgCGTCTGTCGGTGTTCTGTCAGTCTGAGTCTGAAGCTTGGTGTGGAGCAGTTTCAGCAGGCCAGGTTTTACATTATCAATCACATCAAAATGACTTCCATTATAATGACAACATGTTGATCCCCTGATCCCCTTTACTTTCTAGTCCCAACAGTATAGACAAGAACATTATGAAGCTGCATAAACAATGTTTGGCAAACGGCATCTTGCCACACTCCTACTGGCTCTGGATTGATTCAAATGTCTGTCAACAGGCTTTCTGATGGAGTCTGAAACTGAAGCAGTAGCAGGCAACATGATGTGAATGACACATCTCACAACAACATCAGTCTAGATTGGTGTTAATCCACTGAGAAATGATGGAGATGAGCAAGTAGAAAAAGTAGGAATGTGCATCTTGTTGCACTTCTACAACAAACACTAATGTATAAATGTATTCAGTGTAATTGTATACAAATTTACTTGAAATATTCTTCTGACAAAGGTGAGGGACTAAATGTTTTTTCATCTACCACAAGAAGGGAAGTTCTACATGGAAATAACTCATTCAAAAAAACACTGATACTTAGAACAACAAGTATCGATGTTTTCAAGTTTTACTTCCTCATAAAGTGTCACTGGAGCTGTagtgaagcgtgtgtgtgtgtgtgtgtgtgtgtgtgtgtgtgtgtctctttctctgtttctctgagaACTGATGACATTTTGCCGACACTGTAGTGAGGGAGGAACACAATAACTTACATTGCCTTCtaactctttctgtctctgttttctctctctctctgttctctctctctctctctctctctctcactctctctctctctctctctctctctctcactctgtcttatGCACTCTTGGCTTCACCCTTAACTCTGCCTTGATACTAGCCTATCTTTATGATATAGCCAACAGGAAAGGTTTTTGTGGCCTAGTTAGGTGTGTGGCACCCTAACGAAGCCTATCAGCCACACCCAGGCATTAAGGTCAGCTCAGGCAAAATGTATGGATGCATTTAACTCAGTTGTACCATTGGCTAAATAAAGAAACCCAACTGCTTTTAAGGATAGGAtattactttattgatccccaagggGAAATTGCAGCTTTATAGCAGCCAGGACATTATAGGCCATTAAAGGAGTAATagagaaatacaataaaaatagagaggctaaagaaaagagagagtacacaaatgcaaaaaacaagTCCAGAAAGTATATATGCCAAAGGTATATATGTAAGTATAAAGTATATAGGCATCTAGCTATAAATGTGTATAATAATGTAGTACAGGCATATACCAGATATAccaaatatatacaaatataaatatataaacatagcCATaactaaaacaataaataagaaTGGGATGGAAAGTGACAGAGTGACACAGacctgactacagtctggttaTGGTTTGGCAGATGAACAGATGAAAGCTGATAAGAGGTTTGATTTgaattgtttgttttggtaGCACATGCTGATCTGTTTCCCGAATGTTTTAGTGTTGTGGAAAATGGATGAAAGACTGTCACCGTCTTGGAGCACAGGAGGAGAAACACAACAACTTCTTGCCATGACTTTTATTGAGCTCTGCAGGACAGTTGAAATtcaaacacaaatatacacagccTAAAGCGATTTATTTGAATTGTCAGCTTCTAACAAAGTATGTGTAAATATGAGACAATTTAACACCAAAGTAAAAAATGAAGTTACTCTTTGTGGCACATTTGAGCgtcagaagaagagagggagggagtgaaatATTTCAGTTATATACACAAACCTCCTTTCAGGGCAAGTAGCTCTGTGAGGGGTTGGAAACAAACATCCTGTAACAACACAAACTGTAGTAATGTTTCATTcaccccctctctgtctctctcaccccccgccacacacacacacacaaacaagcagacAGTACCGCCCTCTCCTCACTAAACAAGTCCTTTGGCTCTTTGTTTGACAAACAGAAGACGAGGCCTCATGTATTTCACACTATTGCCACTTCTTAGAGACTtccatgattaaaaaaagacacaaaaaataaGACACAATACAAAGCTATTTGAGACACGTctaaatttacatttaaaacaGCAACATAGTGGAATATATGgctttaaaatacaataaaaatacattttgtttcagaaatatataataaacacacacacacacacgctcacacacacacacactcggactTTGTGCACCAACTGAAATAGTCTCTCCTATGTCCTCAAACAGTGAAACTGTGAGGAAGAAGATAACCATGATGTTGTTACCCGGGGCCATATCACACATCCATCTTCAGTTTCAGTCTCAGCAGAAACTTTCAGAACCAaatacatgcaaaacacacacacacacacacacccacatacacacacacccacccacacacacacacacacacacacacacacacacacacaatcacacaaccAAATCCATGTAAAATGAGAGCTAGCTCTTCCTTGTCATTGTCAATGAAGTGAAGCACAGCATTTTAACTGAAGGTTTCAGTGAAACACGACACCAACTAGCCAACAGCAAACGACAGAGCTACGCACACAAAACAGCAGGGGCTTCCATGTTCACATAATGCCAcagtcattttgtacaaataCAATATATACTCAAGGGGACGGGCTTTCGGGATGCATTTTAAGATTTCAAGTAAATAACGTTATGGTGATGATATGCTTGAAAATATAATGCTTCAGGATCTGAAGATGAGAGCCTCTGCTACATGACACATATTGtcattgtcatgtgaaaaccttgtatctctaattttggtgttttttgtggctatttttcttagttcctgaaaagttgacattttggagatacaaggttttcatcctaCAACACTGAAATACATGCTGAACTACATACTACAGCTGTGGCACTGAAATCGTGGAAATGAACATGTCAGGAAAAACCAAGCAGTAGAAGTAACATTACTACACACACATCCCTTCATCTCGGAGTCTTCTCGGGGGATTCACCCTGCGATTTCTCTGtgacagcaaaaacaataaaaaataaaacacttatGTGCAATAAACAAAGATTATTTTCTCTTCTGTTGCATCCTCCGTCTCAGATCAGGTTGTCAGATGATTCAGGTTCACACATAGTCCTTCCTGTCGTACCCGCCGGCCCCGCCGCTGGTGCTGCGCGGGGCAGAGTAGGCCATGCGAGGGGGCTTGTACCTCTTCTCTTTGGGGGGGCAGGAGCTGCACAGCATCGCTCCACCAATCAGGAGCAGGGCGGCGGCGCCCCAGCCGATGTAGAGCGAGGCCCCCAGCTCCCTCCTCTGCGCGTTGGTCAGGAGCGGGTTGTAGAAATCGCGGATGATGGTGCTCGCCGTCCAGGAAACGGGGATGAGGACCAGCAGGCCggcgaggaggaagaagatCCCGGCGATGATCATGACTTTAGCCTTGGACGGCTCGTCTTCGATGCAGTTGGTACACTTGGCGCCGACGATGGAGATCAGGACCCCCAGCACCCCGAGGATAATGGAGATGATGGTCATGGCTCTGGCGGCCTGCAGGTCTTGAGGCAAGGCCAGCAATGAGTCGTACACCTTGCACTGCATCTGGCCCGTGCTCTGGATCACACAGTTCATCCACAAACCCTCCCAGATGGTTTGGGCGGTGACGATGTTGGCTCCGATGAAGGCCGTCACCTTCCACATTGGCAAGGCGCAGACCACAATGGCAATGATAAACCCTATGACTCCCAGGGCAATGCCCACTATCTCCAAGCCCATCGACATCCTGGTTCTTTGGCTTCGTCTCCTACACCTGTCCTTGGTGGAACGAGGGTATGACAAGTCAGTCCAGAGATTTTAGaacttgcaaaaaaaataaactttttgagATTCAAGTAAAGAGTCGTCTCCTCTGCAGGCTCTTTGTTCTGTGCTGTTACCTTGAAAAGTGTGAGGAGCTCTAACAGGGCGTGATGTAGCTAAGAGATGCTGCCACGGAAACAGAGATCCTTTATACCTCAGGGAAGCGagatgaggaggggaggagtcccctggtgatgatgtcacagggTGGGTGTCTGAAGCTGCCTAACAAAAACACCACCTGCACTCATACAGTGAATACTCAGGATAGGGAGGATgggctggaggggaggggaggggcggggcaggaggtggagaggtggtggaggggtAATCACAGGAAAGATGACTCCCTCTGACTTACTGTTACCTCCAGGAAGAAAAATCAATACTACAAAAAAGCACCTAGACTTTAACTGTTGTTGTCTCGCAGCATTTTTCCACCTGACAGAAGTGGAGTGAACAAGTGTCAAATGAGGTGCTAACAGAGAAGCCAGCAGTCTTCTGAGAGTTTTAAAATTCAGGAATAATGACACAATTTGTTTAAAACATAGCAAGGGAGGAGGAACTATTTGTTGGTTTgccaacaaacacaaagacatgcaGTGAATTGAGAatcccctcctgctcctcctcttcctcttcctactGCCCTGAGGAAAAATGGAAAGTCGACCACAATGGACAATGGAGGAGTGGTTCAAAACCTTGTTGTGAGTAagcatagaaacacacacacacacacacacacacacacacacacacacacaaccactcagGTCATGAGAAGACTGGCCC
Proteins encoded:
- the LOC139920424 gene encoding claudin-3-like produces the protein MSMGLEIVGIALGVIGFIIAIVVCALPMWKVTAFIGANIVTAQTIWEGLWMNCVIQSTGQMQCKVYDSLLALPQDLQAARAMTIISIILGVLGVLISIVGAKCTNCIEDEPSKAKVMIIAGIFFLLAGLLVLIPVSWTASTIIRDFYNPLLTNAQRRELGASLYIGWGAAALLLIGGAMLCSSCPPKEKRYKPPRMAYSAPRSTSGGAGGYDRKDYV